The Virgibacillus dokdonensis genome includes a window with the following:
- the fliE gene encoding flagellar hook-basal body complex protein FliE: MIQRISNPITELSPNATVQSKPKISPGEAQAKFASALKNAINNVNEVQAISDEKTEAMAKGDITNLHDVMIASQKSSIVLEATVQVQSKAVEAYKEMMSMQV; encoded by the coding sequence ATGATTCAAAGAATTAGCAATCCAATAACAGAACTATCTCCAAATGCAACTGTTCAAAGTAAACCAAAAATATCTCCTGGTGAAGCACAAGCAAAATTTGCTTCCGCATTAAAAAATGCCATTAATAATGTAAATGAAGTACAAGCCATTTCTGATGAAAAAACGGAAGCAATGGCGAAAGGTGATATTACAAATTTGCATGATGTTATGATTGCCTCTCAAAAATCTAGTATCGTTTTAGAAGCAACTGTACAAGTTCAGAGTAAAGCAGTTGAAGCCTATAAAGAAATGATGAGTATGCAAGTGTAG
- the flgC gene encoding flagellar basal body rod protein FlgC, with the protein MSMFHSLHSSASALTAQRLRMDVISSNIANAQSTRATVNQNGEVEPYRRKMVALQPEGASFQSFLHKAANAPASSGVRVRSIEEDETPFKQVYNPSHPDANGDGYVQLPNVDPLKEMVDLMSATRSYEANITSVNATKSMLMKALEIGK; encoded by the coding sequence ATGTCCATGTTTCATTCGTTACACTCTAGTGCTAGTGCTTTGACAGCACAAAGATTAAGAATGGATGTGATATCATCTAATATTGCTAATGCACAATCAACGAGGGCTACCGTCAATCAGAACGGAGAGGTAGAACCATACCGTAGAAAAATGGTTGCATTGCAGCCAGAGGGAGCTTCTTTTCAATCTTTTTTACATAAAGCAGCTAATGCTCCAGCTTCTAGTGGTGTGCGTGTCAGATCGATAGAAGAAGATGAAACTCCGTTCAAGCAAGTATATAATCCTAGTCATCCGGATGCTAATGGAGATGGATATGTTCAATTACCGAACGTTGACCCCTTGAAGGAAATGGTTGATCTAATGAGCGCCACTCGCTCTTATGAGGCAAATATAACGTCTGTAAATGCTACGAAATCTATGTTGATGAAAGCTTTAGAAATTGGTAAATAA
- the flgB gene encoding flagellar basal body rod protein FlgB, which yields MSLFNGTIQALEHSLGYSSAKNRAISSNLANLDTPNYKAKDVTFKNYLAHELSRPIQAKTTNSRHIGFQGDTQPAGYKTIINQASSYQHNGNNVDVDKEMADLAENQIYYQALVDRISGKFGSLQTALKGGR from the coding sequence ATGAGTTTGTTTAATGGAACAATTCAAGCTTTAGAACATTCATTAGGCTATTCTTCCGCCAAAAATCGAGCAATTTCATCAAATTTAGCAAATCTAGATACACCTAATTATAAAGCGAAAGATGTTACATTTAAGAATTATTTGGCACATGAACTTTCGCGACCTATACAGGCCAAAACAACAAACAGCCGTCATATAGGATTTCAAGGAGATACGCAACCAGCTGGCTATAAAACTATTATAAATCAAGCATCGTCATATCAGCATAATGGTAACAATGTAGATGTAGATAAGGAAATGGCAGACTTGGCTGAAAATCAAATTTACTACCAAGCGCTAGTGGATCGCATTAGTGGGAAATTTGGAAGTTTGCAAACAGCTTTAAAAGGAGGCAGGTAA
- the codY gene encoding GTP-sensing pleiotropic transcriptional regulator CodY — protein sequence MELLNRARKINAMLQKFGGKSVDFNDMSASLRDVIKGNVYILSRRGKLLGFAINQEIENERMKAMLEERQFPQEYTEGLHNIHETTANIGIDSPHTVFPVENRDLFQTALTTIVPIIGGGDRIGTLIIGRLSEEFNEDDLLLAEYGATVVGMEILHEKSQEIELEARSKAVVQMAISSLSYSELEAIDHIFEELDGSEGLLVASKIADRVGITRSVIVNALRKLESAGVIESRSLGMKGTYIKVLNHNFLVELENLRSR from the coding sequence ATGGAACTATTAAATCGTGCAAGAAAAATTAATGCAATGCTACAAAAATTCGGCGGGAAATCTGTGGACTTTAATGATATGTCTGCTTCGTTACGTGATGTAATTAAAGGAAATGTATATATTCTAAGCCGTCGTGGGAAATTACTTGGATTTGCTATTAATCAAGAGATTGAAAACGAAAGAATGAAAGCTATGCTGGAAGAACGTCAGTTTCCGCAAGAATATACAGAAGGATTACACAATATTCATGAAACAACAGCGAATATTGGTATAGATAGTCCACATACTGTATTCCCAGTAGAAAACCGCGACTTATTCCAAACAGCTTTAACCACCATTGTTCCAATCATTGGCGGTGGAGATCGTATAGGAACCCTTATTATTGGTCGTTTATCAGAAGAATTTAATGAAGACGATCTTTTATTAGCTGAGTATGGGGCTACAGTTGTAGGTATGGAAATTCTTCATGAAAAGTCTCAAGAAATTGAGCTAGAAGCAAGAAGTAAAGCTGTTGTTCAAATGGCAATTAGTTCACTTTCTTATAGTGAATTAGAAGCAATTGACCATATTTTTGAAGAACTGGACGGTAGTGAAGGGCTTCTTGTAGCAAGCAAAATCGCTGATCGTGTTGGCATTACCCGTTCTGTCATTGTAAATGCTCTAAGAAAACTAGAAAGTGCTGGAGTAATTGAATCTCGTTCACTGGGTATGAAGGGGACATATATTAAAGTCTTAAATCACAATTTCCTTGTTGAATTAGAAAATTTACGCTCTAGATAA
- the hslU gene encoding ATP-dependent protease ATPase subunit HslU, whose amino-acid sequence MGMSYTPKQIVGQLDKYIIGQKSAKRSVAVALRNRYRRMQLDEGLKEEVVPKNILMIGPTGVGKTEIARRLAKLEGAPFVKVEATKFTEVGYVGRDVESMIRDLVEMALRTVKEEKMKQVKEKAEEEANKLLVKLLVPQSKATNETKNPFEMLFSSQANSEEGAEESAKNDEIRNKRKRVEQQLASGELEDKVVTVEIEEQTPSMFDMLQGSGMEHMGMNMQDALGQFMPKKKKKRKLSVSEARKVLTQQEASKLVDMEEAAQEAILRAEQSGIVFIDEIDKVAGKDEQSANVSREGVQRDILPIIEGSTVVTKHGPVKTDHMLFIAAGAFHMSKPSDLIPELQGRFPIRVELEKLSTDDFKRILKEPSNALLKQYEALLKTEGINIVFTDEAVNRIAEIAYEVNQEMDNIGARRLHTILEKLLEDLSFEAPEINMDTVEITPAYVDEKLSAIAKNKDLSQYIL is encoded by the coding sequence ATGGGTATGAGCTACACTCCTAAACAGATTGTTGGACAATTAGATAAATATATTATTGGCCAGAAAAGTGCAAAGCGATCTGTAGCTGTTGCATTGCGTAACAGATATAGGCGCATGCAGCTAGATGAAGGTTTAAAAGAAGAAGTGGTTCCGAAAAATATTTTAATGATTGGACCAACCGGAGTAGGGAAAACAGAAATAGCTAGAAGGCTAGCTAAGCTGGAAGGTGCACCATTTGTAAAAGTGGAGGCGACGAAGTTTACGGAAGTAGGCTATGTAGGTCGTGATGTTGAATCCATGATTCGCGATTTAGTTGAAATGGCATTGCGGACTGTGAAAGAGGAAAAAATGAAACAAGTTAAAGAGAAAGCGGAAGAAGAAGCAAATAAATTACTTGTCAAACTTTTAGTTCCTCAGTCTAAAGCAACCAACGAAACAAAAAACCCTTTTGAAATGTTATTTTCTTCACAGGCTAATAGTGAAGAAGGTGCTGAAGAATCTGCGAAAAATGATGAGATTCGAAATAAACGAAAGCGTGTAGAACAACAGTTAGCATCTGGTGAGTTAGAAGATAAAGTAGTAACTGTTGAAATAGAAGAGCAAACGCCATCTATGTTTGACATGTTACAAGGTTCTGGAATGGAACATATGGGCATGAATATGCAAGATGCGCTTGGACAATTTATGCCAAAGAAAAAGAAAAAGCGAAAATTGTCAGTGTCTGAAGCAAGGAAAGTGTTAACGCAGCAAGAAGCGAGTAAACTTGTAGATATGGAAGAGGCGGCACAAGAAGCCATTTTACGAGCAGAGCAATCGGGGATTGTGTTTATTGATGAAATAGATAAAGTAGCTGGTAAAGATGAACAAAGTGCTAACGTATCTCGCGAAGGTGTTCAACGCGATATATTGCCAATTATTGAAGGGTCTACAGTTGTTACAAAGCATGGACCAGTAAAAACAGACCATATGTTATTTATTGCCGCTGGCGCATTTCATATGTCAAAACCATCTGATCTAATTCCTGAATTACAAGGAAGATTTCCAATTAGGGTAGAATTAGAGAAACTATCAACAGATGATTTTAAACGAATATTAAAAGAGCCATCTAATGCCTTATTAAAGCAATATGAAGCTTTATTAAAAACAGAAGGTATAAATATAGTATTTACAGACGAAGCTGTAAATAGAATTGCTGAAATTGCTTATGAAGTGAATCAGGAAATGGATAACATTGGAGCTAGAAGACTTCATACGATTTTAGAAAAGTTGCTGGAGGATCTGTCCTTTGAAGCACCAGAGATTAATATGGATACTGTTGAAATCACTCCAGCTTATGTAGATGAAAAACTTTCTGCTATCGCTAAAAATAAGGATTTAAGTCAATATATCTTATAA
- the hslV gene encoding ATP-dependent protease subunit HslV, whose protein sequence is MTNEMHATTIFAIHHNGQCAMSGDGQVTMGNAVVMKHKAKKVRTLFKGQVLAGFAGSVADAFTLFEKFEAKLETYNGNLPRAAVELAKEWRSDRVLRKLEALLIVMDKEHMFLVSGTGEVIEPDDGILAIGSGGNYALSAGRALARYSKELSAKEIAKASLEIAGELCVYTNNHITLEVLE, encoded by the coding sequence ATGACCAATGAAATGCATGCTACCACTATTTTTGCCATCCACCATAACGGACAATGTGCGATGAGTGGGGACGGTCAAGTAACGATGGGAAATGCAGTAGTTATGAAACATAAAGCAAAGAAAGTTCGTACACTATTTAAAGGACAGGTATTAGCTGGATTTGCCGGTTCCGTAGCTGACGCGTTTACGCTCTTTGAAAAGTTTGAAGCGAAATTAGAAACATATAATGGCAACTTGCCTAGAGCGGCAGTTGAGCTTGCAAAGGAATGGCGAAGCGACAGAGTGCTAAGAAAACTGGAAGCTTTGTTAATTGTCATGGATAAGGAGCATATGTTTTTAGTTTCTGGTACTGGAGAAGTCATAGAGCCTGATGACGGAATTTTAGCTATCGGATCTGGTGGAAATTATGCTCTTAGCGCTGGTAGAGCTCTAGCGAGATATTCTAAAGAACTATCTGCCAAAGAGATTGCGAAAGCATCCTTAGAAATTGCTGGAGAATTATGTGTGTATACGAATAACCATATCACACTTGAGGTATTGGAGTAA
- the xerC gene encoding tyrosine recombinase XerC produces MNNFRQYWQSFKEYLQIEKNASPYTIKYYMQDLEVFFSFLHTEGLTRFCDVDERIVRVFLNTLYDQRLSRKSVSRKISALRTFYKYLEREDVVDVNPFSAIRLPKTESKIPGFLYEKELEKLFEVSDLTQPLGQRNQALIELLYATGIRVSECRQLILDNIDFYIGTVFVQGKGRKERYIPYGKFAEIALETYIQDGRKALLAKSNQQTNALFLNNRGVPLTDRGIRDILNKMVKDAALTVHVHPHKLRHTFATHLLNEGADLRSVQELLGHENLSTTQIYTHVTKDHLRRVYMRSHPRAND; encoded by the coding sequence TTGAATAATTTCAGACAATATTGGCAATCCTTTAAAGAGTACTTACAAATAGAGAAAAATGCCTCCCCGTATACGATTAAATATTACATGCAGGATCTGGAAGTGTTTTTTTCTTTTTTGCACACGGAAGGGTTAACGAGATTTTGTGATGTGGACGAACGGATTGTTCGTGTGTTTTTAAATACCCTATATGATCAGCGATTAAGCAGGAAATCTGTTTCCCGGAAGATATCAGCGTTGCGAACGTTTTATAAATATTTAGAACGAGAAGATGTGGTAGATGTAAATCCATTTTCAGCTATTCGTTTACCTAAAACGGAAAGCAAGATTCCGGGGTTTTTGTATGAGAAAGAGTTAGAAAAGCTATTTGAAGTAAGTGATTTAACCCAACCTTTAGGTCAGCGAAACCAAGCCTTAATAGAATTGCTTTATGCTACGGGGATAAGGGTAAGTGAGTGTAGACAGTTGATTTTAGATAACATTGATTTCTATATTGGAACAGTGTTTGTGCAAGGAAAAGGCAGAAAAGAACGTTACATTCCGTATGGAAAATTTGCTGAAATTGCTTTGGAAACATACATACAGGATGGAAGAAAAGCGTTGCTTGCAAAATCCAATCAACAAACAAACGCATTATTTCTCAATAATCGTGGAGTACCCTTAACGGATAGAGGGATTCGTGACATATTGAACAAAATGGTGAAAGATGCAGCTTTAACTGTGCATGTGCATCCACACAAACTGCGACACACATTTGCTACTCATCTCTTGAATGAAGGTGCTGATTTACGCAGCGTACAAGAATTATTAGGTCATGAAAATCTGTCAACAACTCAAATTTATACGCATGTGACGAAAGATCATTTGCGACGTGTTTATATGAGAAGTCACCCGAGAGCAAATGATTAA
- the topA gene encoding type I DNA topoisomerase produces MSDYLVIVESPAKAKTIERYLGKKYKVKASMGHVRDLPKSQMGVDAENNFTPKYITIRGKGDVVKDLKSAAKKAKKIYLAADPDREGEAIAWHLAHILNIDEQSECRVVFNEITKDAIKESFKHPRSINMNLVDAQQARRILDRLVGYNISPLLWKKVKKGLSAGRVQSVAVKLIIDREKEIENFIPEEYWSIDAQFLKESELFEGAFYGINGKKVALKTEVDVKEIKQMLQGDQFTVDKVNKKERRRNPAQPFTTSSLQQEAARKLNFKAKKTMMVAQQLYEGIDLGRQAGGITGLITYMRTDSTRISETAKNEANSYIHEQYGEEYLGTNKQKKQSESAQDAHEAIRPTSVLREPNSLKAILSRDQLRLYKLIWERFLASQMAAAVMDTMTVHLLNNNVEFRATGSKIKFKGFMKVYVEGRDDKKKDENKLLPALSEGMKVKAQEIKPNQHFTQPPPRYTEARLVKTMEELGIGRPSTYAPTLDTIQRRGYVSIDNKRFVPTELGTIVLELVEEFFPKIIDVDFTAKMENDLDAIEEGSIEWVKIIDQFYQEFEKRLKKAEQEMEKVEIKDEPAGIDCEKCGHEMVYKMGRYGKFLACSNFPECRNTKPILKKIGVDCPKCKTGEIVERKSKKRRTFYGCDQYPECDFVSWDKPISRPCPKCEALLVEKKAKKGTQIQCTNCEYKEEPQT; encoded by the coding sequence ATGTCGGATTATCTAGTGATCGTTGAGTCGCCTGCGAAGGCGAAGACGATTGAACGTTATTTAGGAAAAAAATATAAAGTAAAGGCCTCGATGGGGCATGTAAGAGATTTACCAAAAAGTCAGATGGGTGTAGATGCAGAAAATAATTTTACTCCAAAGTACATTACTATACGAGGAAAGGGCGATGTGGTTAAGGATTTAAAATCTGCAGCTAAAAAGGCCAAAAAAATATACCTCGCAGCGGACCCTGACAGGGAAGGGGAAGCAATAGCGTGGCATTTAGCTCATATTTTAAACATTGATGAGCAATCAGAATGCAGGGTTGTATTTAATGAAATTACCAAAGACGCCATTAAAGAGTCGTTTAAGCATCCTAGATCTATAAATATGAATTTAGTTGACGCGCAACAAGCAAGAAGGATACTTGACCGATTGGTAGGGTACAATATCAGTCCACTGCTATGGAAAAAAGTCAAAAAAGGTTTAAGTGCTGGGCGCGTGCAATCTGTTGCAGTGAAATTAATCATTGATCGAGAAAAAGAAATTGAAAACTTTATCCCTGAAGAATATTGGTCCATTGATGCGCAGTTTTTAAAAGAAAGTGAATTATTTGAAGGGGCCTTTTACGGGATAAATGGAAAAAAAGTAGCATTAAAAACAGAGGTAGATGTAAAAGAAATTAAACAGATGCTTCAAGGTGATCAGTTTACTGTAGATAAAGTAAACAAAAAAGAACGTAGAAGGAATCCAGCTCAACCATTTACTACTTCTTCCTTACAGCAGGAAGCTGCTAGAAAGCTGAACTTTAAAGCAAAGAAAACAATGATGGTTGCTCAGCAACTTTATGAAGGAATTGACCTCGGTCGTCAAGCAGGTGGTATAACTGGACTAATTACGTATATGCGTACAGATTCAACAAGAATCTCTGAAACGGCAAAAAATGAAGCGAACTCGTATATTCATGAACAATATGGAGAAGAGTACTTAGGGACAAATAAACAAAAGAAACAATCAGAGTCTGCGCAAGATGCCCATGAAGCTATTCGCCCGACTTCTGTGTTAAGAGAGCCTAATTCACTTAAAGCTATCCTATCAAGAGATCAACTTCGATTATATAAATTAATTTGGGAACGATTTTTGGCTAGTCAGATGGCTGCTGCGGTTATGGACACGATGACTGTTCATTTATTAAATAATAATGTTGAGTTCCGAGCTACAGGTTCAAAGATAAAATTTAAAGGTTTTATGAAAGTGTATGTGGAAGGAAGAGATGATAAGAAAAAAGATGAAAACAAACTCCTTCCTGCATTATCTGAAGGTATGAAAGTTAAGGCACAGGAAATAAAACCGAATCAACATTTTACACAGCCACCACCAAGGTATACGGAGGCGAGATTAGTAAAAACGATGGAGGAACTAGGAATTGGCCGTCCTTCTACTTATGCACCTACTTTGGATACTATTCAAAGACGAGGTTATGTAAGTATTGATAATAAGCGATTTGTACCTACTGAATTAGGTACGATTGTATTAGAATTGGTTGAAGAATTCTTCCCTAAAATTATTGATGTAGATTTTACTGCAAAAATGGAAAACGATTTAGATGCTATTGAAGAAGGAAGCATAGAATGGGTAAAGATCATTGATCAATTCTACCAAGAATTTGAGAAGCGCTTGAAGAAGGCTGAACAGGAAATGGAAAAAGTAGAAATAAAAGATGAACCAGCGGGAATTGATTGTGAAAAATGTGGTCATGAGATGGTTTATAAAATGGGGAGATATGGGAAATTCTTGGCTTGTTCGAACTTTCCAGAATGCCGAAATACGAAACCGATTTTAAAGAAAATTGGTGTTGATTGTCCAAAATGTAAAACAGGGGAAATAGTTGAAAGAAAATCAAAGAAACGCCGTACTTTTTATGGGTGTGACCAATATCCGGAATGTGACTTCGTTTCGTGGGATAAACCTATTTCTAGACCATGTCCTAAATGCGAGGCATTACTAGTGGAGAAAAAAGCGAAAAAGGGAACGCAAATTCAATGTACGAACTGTGAATATAAAGAAGAGCCTCAAACGTAA
- the dprA gene encoding DNA-processing protein DprA, with translation MTNEVRFRFIHLSRCRGVTRRSIQRIIKLDRSLLQLYQMTPSQISHTFSLPLKNATTLYQDLHSQARLKQLQSEMKNQHIITILDKRFPPMLKAIHDPPLVLYGKGNVDLLNDAPSLSVIGSRDPSREAKRKTAFIIEPLLHKNWLIVSGLARGVDQYAHEKTLILNGKTIAVLGSGFEHLYPKENQSLYQEIVHKGLVLSEYTPTTPPAKHHFPERNRIISGLSFGTLVIEAKKRSGTMITVDQALEQGREVFAVPGSIFTEQTEGCHQLIRDGAQMVTNAKDILEEWQVHAMGGKGLLTSMYIYEKNN, from the coding sequence ATGACGAATGAAGTTCGTTTTCGTTTTATTCATTTAAGTCGTTGTAGGGGAGTGACTAGAAGGAGTATTCAAAGAATTATTAAGCTAGATCGTTCTCTTCTACAACTCTACCAAATGACCCCGAGTCAAATCAGCCACACTTTTTCTCTTCCATTAAAAAACGCTACAACCTTATATCAAGATCTTCATAGTCAAGCACGTCTAAAACAGTTGCAATCGGAAATGAAAAATCAGCATATAATTACTATCCTTGACAAACGGTTTCCACCTATGTTAAAAGCTATTCATGACCCACCTCTTGTCTTATATGGGAAAGGTAACGTAGACTTATTAAATGATGCCCCATCTTTAAGTGTAATTGGTTCGAGGGATCCTTCAAGGGAGGCAAAGAGAAAAACAGCTTTTATAATCGAGCCTTTACTCCATAAAAATTGGTTAATTGTAAGTGGACTAGCAAGAGGGGTAGATCAATATGCGCATGAAAAGACACTTATATTAAATGGAAAAACGATAGCTGTATTAGGAAGTGGCTTTGAACATCTCTATCCTAAAGAAAATCAATCATTATATCAAGAAATTGTTCATAAAGGTCTTGTGCTATCTGAATATACGCCAACAACCCCACCTGCTAAACACCATTTTCCTGAACGAAACCGGATTATTAGTGGATTGAGCTTTGGCACATTGGTTATTGAAGCGAAAAAAAGAAGTGGGACTATGATAACGGTAGATCAAGCATTAGAACAAGGGAGAGAAGTGTTTGCGGTTCCTGGTTCTATATTTACAGAGCAAACAGAGGGCTGTCATCAATTGATTCGAGATGGTGCCCAAATGGTTACAAATGCCAAAGACATTCTTGAAGAATGGCAAGTCCACGCGATGGGCGGGAAAGGACTACTAACCAGTATGTATATTTATGAAAAAAATAATTAA
- the sucD gene encoding succinate--CoA ligase subunit alpha, with amino-acid sequence MSVYVNKDTKVIVQGITGGTAKFHTKQMLEYGTKIVGGVTPKKGGTEVEGVPVFNTVLEAVEATGATASVIYVPAPFAADAILEAVDAELDLVICITEHIPVMDMVKVKRYMEGKNTRLVGPNCPGVITADESKIGIMPGYIHKKGHIGVVSRSGTLTYEAVHQLSEAGYGQTTAVGIGGDPVNGTNFIDVLEAFNNDPETYAVMMIGEIGGTAEEEAAEWVKANMKKPVVGFIGGATAPPGKRMGHAGAIISGGKGTAEEKIRIMNECGIKVAETPAVMGETMIGVLEEKGLKEKCKTQ; translated from the coding sequence ATGAGTGTATACGTTAATAAAGATACAAAAGTAATTGTCCAAGGGATAACCGGTGGCACAGCTAAATTTCATACGAAACAAATGCTTGAATACGGCACAAAAATTGTTGGTGGAGTCACTCCGAAAAAAGGTGGTACAGAGGTAGAAGGTGTACCTGTTTTTAATACAGTATTAGAGGCTGTAGAAGCAACAGGTGCTACAGCTTCCGTCATCTATGTACCGGCCCCGTTTGCTGCAGATGCTATTCTAGAAGCTGTTGACGCTGAATTAGATTTGGTTATTTGTATAACGGAGCATATTCCGGTAATGGATATGGTGAAAGTAAAACGTTATATGGAAGGAAAGAATACACGGCTCGTAGGACCAAACTGTCCAGGGGTTATTACTGCTGATGAAAGTAAAATTGGAATTATGCCTGGCTATATTCATAAAAAAGGTCATATTGGCGTTGTCTCTCGTTCAGGAACATTAACATATGAAGCGGTTCATCAATTATCAGAAGCTGGATATGGTCAAACTACCGCTGTTGGTATCGGTGGTGATCCTGTTAATGGAACCAATTTCATTGACGTGCTAGAAGCATTTAATAATGATCCAGAAACGTATGCTGTTATGATGATTGGAGAGATAGGCGGTACAGCAGAAGAAGAAGCAGCTGAATGGGTGAAAGCAAACATGAAGAAGCCCGTAGTTGGTTTTATTGGAGGTGCTACAGCTCCTCCAGGAAAAAGAATGGGGCATGCTGGCGCTATTATTTCAGGTGGAAAAGGAACAGCCGAGGAAAAAATTCGCATTATGAATGAGTGTGGAATTAAAGTTGCTGAAACGCCGGCAGTTATGGGTGAAACAATGATAGGTGTGCTTGAAGAAAAAGGCTTAAAAGAGAAGTGTAAAACACAATAA
- the sucC gene encoding ADP-forming succinate--CoA ligase subunit beta — MNIHEYQGKEILRQYGVKVPNGKVAYAVEEAVEAAKQLGSDVTVVKAQIHAGGRGKAGGVKIAKNVDEVRTYADEILGKTLVTHQTGPQGQEVKRLLIEEGCDIQKEYYIGLVLDRATSRVVMMASEEGGTEIEEVAAATPEKIFKEVIDPVVGLTGFQARRLAFNINIPHDLLGKAVKFMIGLYTAFVEKDCSIAEINPLVTTGDGEVLALDAKLNFDDNALFRQKDIMDLRDFDEEDEKEVEASKYDLSYISLNGNIGCMVNGAGLAMSTMDIIKHYGGEPANFLDVGGGATAEKVTEAFKIILSDKNVKGIFVNIFGGIMKCDVIAEGVVEATKQVGLEIPLVVRLEGTNVARGKKILEASELNITSANSMADGAQKIVSMVK, encoded by the coding sequence ATGAACATTCATGAATATCAAGGCAAAGAGATTTTGCGACAATACGGCGTTAAAGTCCCTAATGGAAAAGTTGCCTATGCAGTTGAAGAAGCTGTAGAAGCTGCAAAACAATTAGGAAGCGATGTCACAGTAGTGAAAGCACAAATTCACGCTGGTGGACGTGGTAAAGCCGGCGGGGTAAAAATAGCTAAAAATGTCGATGAAGTGCGTACATATGCCGATGAAATTCTTGGCAAAACGTTAGTAACGCATCAAACAGGGCCACAGGGGCAAGAAGTGAAACGTTTATTGATTGAAGAGGGCTGTGATATTCAAAAAGAATATTACATCGGCTTAGTACTGGATCGCGCTACTTCTCGTGTCGTTATGATGGCATCTGAAGAAGGTGGTACAGAAATTGAGGAAGTAGCTGCTGCTACACCTGAGAAGATATTTAAAGAAGTTATTGATCCTGTTGTTGGTTTAACAGGTTTTCAAGCACGTAGATTAGCTTTCAATATTAATATTCCACATGATTTGTTAGGTAAAGCTGTCAAATTCATGATTGGTTTATATACAGCATTTGTCGAAAAAGACTGTTCCATTGCTGAAATTAATCCGTTAGTAACAACTGGTGATGGGGAGGTCTTAGCCTTAGATGCAAAATTAAATTTTGATGACAACGCTTTATTCCGTCAAAAGGACATTATGGATTTACGTGATTTTGATGAAGAGGATGAGAAAGAAGTTGAAGCGTCCAAGTACGATTTAAGCTATATTTCACTGAACGGGAATATAGGTTGCATGGTAAATGGTGCTGGACTTGCTATGTCTACCATGGATATTATTAAACACTATGGCGGAGAGCCCGCTAATTTCCTTGACGTTGGAGGCGGTGCTACGGCTGAAAAAGTAACGGAAGCTTTCAAAATCATTCTATCTGATAAGAATGTAAAAGGTATTTTCGTTAATATATTTGGTGGCATTATGAAGTGTGATGTAATTGCTGAAGGAGTTGTAGAAGCAACCAAGCAAGTAGGGCTAGAAATTCCGTTGGTTGTTCGCCTAGAAGGAACAAACGTTGCTAGAGGGAAGAAAATTCTGGAAGCTTCAGAATTAAATATTACCTCTGCTAATTCGATGGCTGACGGTGCTCAAAAAATAGTCTCCATGGTAAAGTAA
- a CDS encoding EscU/YscU/HrcU family type III secretion system export apparatus switch protein yields MNLKQRKVAALRYHEAHHTAPVVTASGRGKLADEIIEAAKENNIPILEDASLVELLGQLNINETIPEELYEAVAEVFAFIYRTDQQM; encoded by the coding sequence ATGAACTTAAAACAAAGGAAAGTAGCAGCACTACGCTATCATGAAGCACATCACACTGCTCCTGTCGTTACTGCTTCGGGTAGAGGTAAACTGGCAGATGAAATCATTGAAGCAGCAAAGGAAAATAACATTCCAATTTTAGAAGATGCTTCTTTAGTAGAGTTGTTAGGTCAATTAAACATAAATGAAACGATTCCAGAAGAGCTTTATGAAGCGGTGGCTGAAGTATTTGCATTTATCTATCGTACAGATCAGCAAATGTAA